The stretch of DNA CCAGGTGAAGCCCTCCCACATGACGTTCTCCCAGGTCACCGCGTCCCATCGCACGGTCTCCCAGGTCACGCCCTCCCAGGTCATGCCACTCGAGTCGACGCCGCCGTTGTATGTCAGGTCGCGCCAGACGAAGGGCTGTCCCAGGATGAACCTCTTCATGTCCTTCGCGAAGGCGTCGCTGACGCGGTCCGGCGAGTACTCCCTACCGACGTCGACCGACTCGGCGGCGCGGTATGCGTTCACCAGACCGGCGCCGCGGTCGAGCGTCGTGCCGAACGCGAGCGGCGTCACCGTCGACTTGAGGCGCTTCTTGATCTGCGCCGGTGAGAGCGTGGGATTGCGCTCGTACATGAGCGCGATCGTTCCGGCGACGACCGGAGCGGCCATCGACGTACCGGAGAGGCGGTAGTAGTCGGCTGACAGCGACCCGGGCACCGTGACCTGCCGATCCGGGAACAGCGAGTCGAGCGTGCTGCCCGGCGAGCGCAGGCTGATCATCCTCCGACCCGGCGCGACGAGGTCCGGCTTCGCGAGCCTGTCGAACGGGGTCTTGCCGCGCGACGAGAACGTGGCCATCAGATCGTCGGCGAGCAGCGGTGTCGCGTTGTCGTCGAGCGCTCCGACGGTGACGACGTATGGGTCGGTGGCCGGCGTCGTGATCGTGCCCGCGAGCGGACCGCTGTTGCCGGCCGAGACGACGACAGTCACGCCGGCGAAGTTGAGGATCTCGGCCGCGGTCGCCATGAGGTCGGACTTGTAGCTGCCGGTCGGCGTCGCGCCGAGCGACATGTTCAGGACCTTGATGTTGTACGTGGCCCGGTTGGCCAAGACCCACTGCAGCCCACGCAGGATGATCGACACGTTCGAGCTGCCATTCGCGTCGATCACGCGGACGTCGATGATGTTCGCGTTCGGAGCGACGCCGGTGTAGAGGCCCGCGGACTGCGTGCCGTCGCCGGCGATCAGGCCCGCGACGTGCGTGCCGTGGCCGCCGAGGTCGTTCAGTGGAATGTTCGAGACCGTCGGTGCGACCGAGGTGAAGTCGATCGCGGCCACGATCCGGCCCGCCAGGTCCGGATGCGGGTAGACGCCGCTGTCCACGACGGCGACGCCGACACCGCGGCCCGTGACGCCGAGCTGTGACCACGCCGTGGGCGCGTCCACCTCGAGGATCCCCGGCGACCCCGCCTTCAGGCTGTCGAGCGCCGGGTCGAACTGCGCCCTGAGCTTCTGATCCTTGACGACGTAGTCGACGTCGTCGTCCCGTGTGAGCTTCAGGATGTGCACGCCCTTGATGCGCGCGGAGATGCCGCCGACGATGCCGAGGACATGCTTGACGCTTCCGCCTTGCTTGGTAACCGACTTCGCCGCCTTCTCGACCCGCCGCTCCGCAGCGCGGCCGGCCCGTCCCTCTTTGTCGAGGGGCACGGAGCGCACGATCACGTCGAAGTCGTCGGTCGGCGCTGACAGGATCTCAGTCAGGAATGACGCGTCGATCTTGGTCGGGTCGAACGAATTAGCCGCGCTCGGTGTCGCTTCGGTCCCGAGCAGCAACGCGACCGTGATCGTCGCGGAAAGCCAACGCATCGCTAGACGCATCACGTTCTCGCTCACTCCCCACACATGCGTGTCGCCACGGCCCACGCCGCAGTAAGGGGGTCAATAGTCCCTTAGGCAATGACTACAGGGACCCAAATGGGGGACCCGATACGTGTCCGAAACGCGCGAGGTTCGCGACTGCGGCGAATTGATGAGAGGGGACTGGCCGTGCGACTGAGAAGGTTACGGACCGTGGCGAGATCCGCTAGGGATGCACTCCGATCGCGCGCATGGCGATCGCGATCACGTAACCGATGACGAAGCAGCCGGGGATCGTCAACACCCAGGCGGTGACGATCCGTCCCGCTATACCCCAGCGCACGGCCGAGAGCCGGCGCGTCGAGCCGACGCCGAGGATCGCGCCCGAGATCGCATGGGTCGTCGAGATCGGGATGCCGAACCGGGTCGCGATCTCGATCACGGTGCCCGCGGTCGTTTCCGCCGCGAATCCCTGGACCGGAGTGAGCTTGGTGATCCGGATGCCCATGGTCCTCATGATCCGCCAGCCGCCGGTCATGGTTCCGATGCCGATCGCAGCGGCGCAGATGACCTTGACCCAATCCGGGATGTAGAAATCCGCGCCAGTGGGCACGACGCCATACGCGGCGAGAGCCAGGGCGATGATGCCCATCGTCTTCTGACCGTCGTTGCCGCCGTGGCTGAACGCCATGTAAGCGCTCGACAGGATCTGGGCACGGCCGAAGAAGCGCTGCACCCAACCGAACGACGTGTTCCGCAGGAGCCAGTAGAGCGACAGCATGAGGAGGTAGCCGACGAGGAACGCGAGCGCGGGCGAGTAGACAACGCCGAAGCTCGTCTTCTGGAGCCCGGCGACTATGACGACATCCGTGCCATGGATCGCGACCGACGCACCGATGATCGAGAAGATCAGCGCGTGGCTCGAGGAGGTCGGCAGGCCGAAATACCAGGTGAGGAGGTCCCACGCGATCGCCGCGATGAGCGCGGCGATCACGAGGTCCTGCGTGACCACCTTCGCGTCGACGATCCCGTTCCCGACGGTCTTCGCGACCGCAACTCCCGAAAGGGCGCCGAGGAGGTTGAGGCTCCCCGCCATGAGCACGGCCTGGCCTGGAGTCAGTACGCGTGTCGCGACTACCGTGGCGATCGCGTTGGCTGCGTCGTGGAAGCCGTTCACGTATTCGAAGATGACGCCGAGGATGACGACGAGCGCGAGGAGGACGAGCGCGTATTCCAAGCTCGGGTTCCCTTAGCTGTGTTTGATCACGATCATCTCGACGATGTTCGCGACGTCCTCACATCGGTCGACGGCCACCTCGATGAGCGAATGGATGTCCTTCCATTTGATTATCTCGATCGGGTCCGTGACGTTCGCGAACAGGTCCCCGACCGCGTCGCGGAAGACCTGGTCGCCCTCGTTCTCGTAGGTGTGGATCCTGATCCAGTGCGGCTCGAGTCCTTTGAGCCCTTCGAGGGCCTTGATCATCGCGACCATCTCGGTCGCCGCGCCGACCAGCGCCTTGGCCTGGCGGGTCGCCTGCGGCCGGACGCTCCGGATCTTGTAGAGCAGAACGAGCTCACTCACGTCGTACGCGACGTCGGCGACATCGTCGAGCTTGGACGCGATCCCGACGATGTCCTCGCGGTCGAGCGGCGTGACGAATGTCTCGTTCAGGCTCTTGAAGATCTCGTGGGTCAGCTCGTCGCCGTAGTGCTCGATCGCGTGGATGTCGCGCACCTTGCGTTCGACTTCGGTGAAATCGGTCAACAAACGCTCGAGCGCGACGGCCGCCTCGAGGCTGTTCGCAGCATGCTTGTCGAACTGGGTGAAGAAGAATCTCTTTTTCGGCATCAGGGACAGCCGCATGGATGTCCTCCTTCTCGGGACATAAAGAGACCGCGCGCCCGCGCGGTCCACTTCGATCGGCTCGGCATTCTGTTGAGGGACTGTAATGGCTCGATCCAGCGTCGGCTACACCACCTCTCGCCTGATCGAGACGACCGCGCCGATGGCCATCACGAGTCCGAAGACGACCAGGACGCCGATGTCGCGCAGCACGAGCGGGTCGGCGAGCTCGTATCCCTTGATCATCACCGAGCGCAGCGCTTCGTTCGCATACGTCAGCGGCAACACCGCGGCGACCGGACGCAGGTAGTCAGGCAGCTGGTCCAACGGAATGAGAAGTCCCGATAGGAACACCTGAGGCAGCAGGACGATCGGCACGAACTGCACTGCCTGCAGCTCGTTGCGCGCCGCAGCCGACACGAGCAATCCGAGCGATACGGCGCCGACGACGAGCACGGCTTCGACGATGAAGATCGTCGCGAGGTTGCCGCGGTAGTGGACCTGCAACACGAAGACGGTGAAGACGAGGATCACGACCGCTTGCAGCAGGGCGAAGAAGCTGAACCCTGCGAGGTAGCCAAGGACGAGCTCGCCGCGGCGGAGGGGAGTGGCCATGAGCCGCTCGAGCGTCCCCGACGTGCGCTCGCGTAGGAACGACACCGCCGAGAGCAGGAAGATGAAGAAGAAGGCGAAGAACGCGACGAGGACCGGGGCGAGATAGTCGAGGATCGAGTAGTCGGGCCCGCCATACAGCTGGTCGATCTTCACGGCCGGTCCGCTCAGCACGAGGTTGCTGCCTGCGATCGCGTCGGTCAGCGCTTTCTGGATGGCACCACCGATCGAACCGCTCTCCAGCGGATCGGCGCCCTCGATCTGGATGCGAAGTGTGGCGCCCTCGAGCCAGACCACCGCGTCGACCTCGCCACTACGCAATTGCCGGAGGCCGTCCTCGAACGTGCCGCGCCGTCCGTGGA from Candidatus Limnocylindria bacterium encodes:
- a CDS encoding DUF47 family protein: MRLSLMPKKRFFFTQFDKHAANSLEAAVALERLLTDFTEVERKVRDIHAIEHYGDELTHEIFKSLNETFVTPLDREDIVGIASKLDDVADVAYDVSELVLLYKIRSVRPQATRQAKALVGAATEMVAMIKALEGLKGLEPHWIRIHTYENEGDQVFRDAVGDLFANVTDPIEIIKWKDIHSLIEVAVDRCEDVANIVEMIVIKHS
- a CDS encoding ABC transporter permease translates to MDPHRVRAVAQRIVLGFRRDRRSLGLLFAAPVVVLSLVGAVWGSATERVPTVVVATDRLNLPAPIVDRFAASTAIHGRRGTFEDGLRQLRSGEVDAVVWLEGATLRIQIEGADPLESGSIGGAIQKALTDAIAGSNLVLSGPAVKIDQLYGGPDYSILDYLAPVLVAFFAFFFIFLLSAVSFLRERTSGTLERLMATPLRRGELVLGYLAGFSFFALLQAVVILVFTVFVLQVHYRGNLATIFIVEAVLVVGAVSLGLLVSAAARNELQAVQFVPIVLLPQVFLSGLLIPLDQLPDYLRPVAAVLPLTYANEALRSVMIKGYELADPLVLRDIGVLVVFGLVMAIGAVVSIRREVV
- a CDS encoding inorganic phosphate transporter, with product MEYALVLLALVVILGVIFEYVNGFHDAANAIATVVATRVLTPGQAVLMAGSLNLLGALSGVAVAKTVGNGIVDAKVVTQDLVIAALIAAIAWDLLTWYFGLPTSSSHALIFSIIGASVAIHGTDVVIVAGLQKTSFGVVYSPALAFLVGYLLMLSLYWLLRNTSFGWVQRFFGRAQILSSAYMAFSHGGNDGQKTMGIIALALAAYGVVPTGADFYIPDWVKVICAAAIGIGTMTGGWRIMRTMGIRITKLTPVQGFAAETTAGTVIEIATRFGIPISTTHAISGAILGVGSTRRLSAVRWGIAGRIVTAWVLTIPGCFVIGYVIAIAMRAIGVHP
- a CDS encoding S8 family peptidase, whose product is MRWLSATITVALLLGTEATPSAANSFDPTKIDASFLTEILSAPTDDFDVIVRSVPLDKEGRAGRAAERRVEKAAKSVTKQGGSVKHVLGIVGGISARIKGVHILKLTRDDDVDYVVKDQKLRAQFDPALDSLKAGSPGILEVDAPTAWSQLGVTGRGVGVAVVDSGVYPHPDLAGRIVAAIDFTSVAPTVSNIPLNDLGGHGTHVAGLIAGDGTQSAGLYTGVAPNANIIDVRVIDANGSSNVSIILRGLQWVLANRATYNIKVLNMSLGATPTGSYKSDLMATAAEILNFAGVTVVVSAGNSGPLAGTITTPATDPYVVTVGALDDNATPLLADDLMATFSSRGKTPFDRLAKPDLVAPGRRMISLRSPGSTLDSLFPDRQVTVPGSLSADYYRLSGTSMAAPVVAGTIALMYERNPTLSPAQIKKRLKSTVTPLAFGTTLDRGAGLVNAYRAAESVDVGREYSPDRVSDAFAKDMKRFILGQPFVWRDLTYNGGVDSSGMTWEGVTWETVRWDAVTWENVMWEGFTWEGVTWEGVTWETLTWLSSGALSGTGTTWDPVD